aaccttttttcgtaaagatcaccgtttacccgtgagggtgcaaattataacaaaattatggtgtctattttctccaaaactgtaaaagatagggagggagttgaaaatttgtaggtagcttcaactagtggttttgtgaaacattctcgaaaacggaaaaaaaaaatcaagaaaataccAAAAGCAAAAGCGACCGAATGGCctccataattgtgttggttgcGAGTGCCGttgcttatttaaacttttctaatttattaaaaataatgcaagcactggtaTTCAACACTTTCCATACAGGGTGTTTTAACAaccaactcagtcaattgtttgttttcacttattttattaatgaatcgGGCTTTTTTATTAGGGTAAATCGCAGTGGGAGACCAAATAAGACTAAatagtattattaattacttaaaatatgcTGTCTAAAGTTAATATTTCTCGCTCAAATCAAATCAAGAAATGCGTTTGTGTGGCCATTTgagtcttaaaaattttctttttatttttgatacaaaGCGTTAAAACTAAgacaacttaaaataattaaaatttaaaagaatcaaTACTAACTTGAATTAATAAACTATGTCCAGATAGTCCattgaatataatttgatatattcTATTAATTATTCTAAAGAACAGATCCATCCAGTTTTGAAAATGATCTGACTCTTTTTTAAAACGAAGATTATACAAAATCGTTTTAATACTCATTGATTGATTACCTTCGacattatgttaattttttttcttcaacatTTCGATATATtaagttatattttcaaatcgtTTTTgtttacacacaaaatttctaaaatttatttttgtaacctAATTTTCGGAATACATATCGAATTTCTTTGTTGTAagtacttaaaatatattttatatacttatttaaaataaattatagcttaattaaatagttaagttaattattttatctgtcACACTGACAATGCAAATTGAATTTCAAGGTAAtcaactacaaaattttttttaggtaaaatttgtatcaatttattattttattattactcgtaataattttttaacgcaTGTCTactagatttaaattttattattaatggccgcattcataaaataaaaactgttacatATGCGATAAAATAGTGGCCATTTTGAAACTTCAGCTAATGACAACAGGCTTATatgtaatgaaatataaatgcCGAGCTAATGATCGGATGACTTgtcgtaaaatttatttttattttttggcctTCTCGCTTGTCTAAATACTGATTTTACTAGCTAATGCTGATAGATAATCGCACTAAATTTTTTCGCACAGGAAAGCCTTTAGTAAACATTAAGACTTGGCAGATCAAGTCCggtctttttgtttatttttaataaagcaaGCAACCTATAAGAGACACTTTAATGACCATTTAAGAGGGTATAAACAGTTATTTTGACATCGTGAGCACAAAATTATTTGCTGTCGGTACAGtagattaaatttcaatttagcgCCCCTAACGTTTGCTCGATCAATTACTTCAATTGGGATCTGACATATGGGCGGGGCTAAAAAAACATGGCTGACATAaagtgacaaattttaaaaataacatagcaATACATACTCTTTGTACTATTTTTCAAGAAGagaatgattaatattaatgaaatttgttgttgAGGACAAACAAAACCGAGTAATCGTAATATTACTGAAGGTGAAAGACTTTTGAAAGCAGGTCATGTGCTTAAATGTGGAAAAAATCAAGTCGAAAGTGAGGAGGATGTGCTCAGTTTAACTTCATACTGTTTACAAACaactaatttaaaagaaaagtctCATCAAATcgatatagataaataaatatctcttCAAGTATTCTTGATGCcaaaacagtaatttttttagctCAATAATACATTATAAACATCATTCTGtaaaatatgaggatgtcttcatcttaaatgcgacacattgaataaaaaacatgaCTTTGCCAATCttattaatataatgaattttttcgcGAGGCAGCTCTAATTTTAGTTCTGCGCGGAACGAttagaaaaataacaaatatacagaaaataaaaatttaatatttatttaggaaaggtaaatttacatatttctttttaataacttttattactGGTTTTTCGCTATGTGTTTTCTTATGATTAACCAAATGATTAGCTCTGCGAAACTGTTTGAAACAAACATCACATCCATAAACTTGGGGTTCTCGTGTATGCATTCTTTTTTTATGCTcaaccaaattaaatttatacccAAATTtcttattacaaacatcacaggTATGACGTTTTTCTCCATTATGAATAACTCGTTCATGTTCCAATACACTGGATTTCTGGCCAAATTTCTTATCACAAACAGTACACGCGAAATTCTTTTCTCCATTATGAACAATTCTTTCATGTTCAACCAAACTGGATTTATAGCCAAAATTTTTCGCACAAAGACTACATGTAAAACGTTTCTCTTTCGTATGCGTTACTTGATGTCGATATAAGTTCATACGTTGCGTGAATGATTTCGCACATATTTCACatgtaaatggtttttcacccgAATGAATTCGTCGATGTTCGACTAGATTACATcgatttataaatgttttaccaCAAACATCGCAAGTAAACGGTCGTTCTCCAGTATGGATACGTTGATGCCTTTGTAAGTCGAGATTTTTCGCGAATGCTTTACCACAAAGTGCACATAAATGCGGCTTTCTACCAGTATGGGTTCCGTGATGGGCGGTTAAAGCTCTGTTACtggtaaatgatttatcacaaagtTTACATGCGAACGGCTTTTCTCCCGTGTGCATTCGTTTATGTTCGGTAAACAGACTTTTCCGACTAAATTTCTTATCACACATATCGCATGCAAATGGTTTATCGCCGgtcgaatgaatttttttatgttctgCTAAATCcttatggaatgtaaaaacttgATCGCAAACATCACAGGCAAAATTGAATCTATTATGTAGTTTTTGATGTCTGCGTAGATTTTTCGTATTTGTAAAGGTCATATCGCATTCGTTACACGGATAACCGGCTTCTCCACTATGATCTAGTTCGTGTATTACTAAATCCCGTTTATGCTTAAAAACTTTATCGCACTCATCACAAGGAAATGTTTTTCCCTTGTTATGGATAAGTCGTTTATGTCGacgtaaatttcgattttttagaaAACCTTTTCCACatacatcacatgaaaatggtttttcttccTCTTTAATTTCTGTTTCAGGTAGATCATCTTTCACTAAACCTTCGTCGGTAGTTTCTTCAGTCTTAATAGTTTCATCTTTAACGACTAAATCGATTTCTaatttttgttcagtttttatGGGTTCCGTTAATGGACTTGGTGGATCTGCATCGTCCATACCCCCTCCACAACTATTACTATCGTCAACATcatatgaaaatgaattttcttgttgttcaactttaatattttcattcttgATCAAGGATTCTGGATCAATTTGATTATCATTTCGTATACTTTCGACATTTTCACTTCGTACACTTTCGACAGAATGAATAGTGGTCGTGATTGAGGGACGGGAATTTTCAGGCGGTGAAATTATTTCAGGTATGGCTGGATGCGACGTATCGGTTCGTTCTGTACTAGTGCTAACACcactaaaatatgaaaatgggTTTATTCCAGTCGCAATTTGTCTATTTTCAACTAAATGATGATTTTGGGGAAAGGTTTTATCATAATTGTATGGGAAATTTTGAATTAGTTGATTTCCAAGTAAATTGGCTAAGGTTGAATGTTCTCTCTGGTTGGACACTGTTTTATCACGAACACCTGAAACAggaataattcatttattataaccTTCAATCTTGATTACTGGGACTTTGCACAAGGTATGCGACAGGCCAAACTGTGTATAAGCACAGTTATGCAAGTTACTCCTGAACGAGGATATtctgaaaaaggccaatcttagatggaggggagaacgtacttgtggtactacaagacagatatgatctgagtacaatcgtaggcgttccgaagttctcatatcacttccaagggcctctgttcgcaaacttgttgcggctatcacaggacactggctgggcggcaagcatgctgaacgcttaggactggcagtgtatcacgactactgcaggagctgtcacagtgatgacgaggaggagacaatgtctcattttctctgtcactgcccagttcttgtcatgaggagatggacttacttgagccagcctctctttgacgacctctccgacctaaagtcagtcgacgtcaaagccctcctgctgttcttaaacagctccaaatggttcatggagtagtggccggggatgggctaacccatttacggtatcacaacggaccctatggtctaagtgtgtaccaccccaggacagccactctaacctaacctaagcacAGCTAGACCTTTCGACTGTGCTCGCctgaaactttaataaattttcttctctaataaattacaaaaaaaaaaaaagattacttACCCGGAACAGGTTGTTCGCCAGTATGCAATTTTTGATGTTTCGCTAAAATATATTGAGTTGTAAACGATTTCTCACATATGTTACAATAATAAGGTCTTTCACCCGTATGAACAATCCGTTGATGTTTCGCTAAACTAGCTTTTTGCGTATACGATTTTCCACAAACATCACAAGTAAACGGTTTCTCTCCGGTATGTtttcgtttatgtttaactaaatcacTGTTGGTCGTAAATGCTTTTGTACACACATCACACGCAtacggtttttctccagtatgaattcgtttatgttcaactaaattgtttttatatcgaaatGCTTTACCACAAAAATCACATAGAAAACTCTTTTCACCCgtatgaatacgtttatgaGAAACTAAATGAACAAATTGTGTAAAAGTTctatcacaaacatcacatgaaaatggttttggtTTTACAGGTTTTTCTtctgatatttcttttttaatcgtaaattctgtatcatttttaatgttttcatctttgaataataaattacttataCCATGAAATGTATAACttgacattttaatattttatgtttaattcacacagatttattaattaatcacgctattaaattaataatttaataatttttttattatgacttttcgtaaaaattacAGCTACGTTCGAATATATAGGTCATAGACCTGTAAACACGGACGTATATATAGATGGACAAGTAATATAAGTAGgcgttttatacaaaaatgcaaACTGTATGTAAGTCGCCACGATGTACctttcaaggtcaaatttagATATGTTTGGATTTTATTAGGTGGTAACATAAGAATTTTAAGTTggtattatgaatttattattatctgatTGGTTCATAGTTTGTACTGGTTTGTACAGTTTATCTAATACCTTGTTTGTTTACGGATATCCTAACCAAATAGCTGTTGacgcttttaatatttttttaaatatacgtcaaataattagttttttaattttgtgtttcgcccaaattcattatttttccatttaaatt
The Chrysoperla carnea chromosome 4, inChrCarn1.1, whole genome shotgun sequence genome window above contains:
- the LOC123298901 gene encoding zinc finger protein 665-like is translated as MSSYTFHGIKISEEKPVKPKPFSCDVCDRTFTQFVHLVSHKRIHTGEKSFLCDFCGKAFRYKNNLVEHKRIHTGEKPYACDVCTKAFTTNSDLVKHKRKHTGEKPFTCDVCGKSYTQKASLAKHQRIVHTGERPYYCNICEKSFTTQYILAKHQKLHTGEQPVPGVRDKTVSNQREHSTLANLLGNQLIQNFPYNYDKTFPQNHHLVENRQIATGINPFSYFSGVSTSTERTDTSHPAIPEIISPPENSRPSITTTIHSVESVRSENVESIRNDNQIDPESLIKNENIKVEQQENSFSYDVDDSNSCGGGMDDADPPSPLTEPIKTEQKLEIDLVVKDETIKTEETTDEGLVKDDLPETEIKEEEKPFSCDVCGKGFLKNRNLRRHKRLIHNKGKTFPCDECDKVFKHKRDLVIHELDHSGEAGYPCNECDMTFTNTKNLRRHQKLHNRFNFACDVCDQVFTFHKDLAEHKKIHSTGDKPFACDMCDKKFSRKSLFTEHKRMHTGEKPFACKLCDKSFTSNRALTAHHGTHTGRKPHLCALCGKAFAKNLDLQRHQRIHTGERPFTCDVCGKTFINRCNLVEHRRIHSGEKPFTCEICAKSFTQRMNLYRHQVTHTKEKRFTCSLCAKNFGYKSSLVEHERIVHNGEKNFACTVCDKKFGQKSSVLEHERVIHNGEKRHTCDVCNKKFGYKFNLVEHKKRMHTREPQVYGCDVCFKQFRRANHLVNHKKTHSEKPCDYLSALASKISI